The following nucleotide sequence is from Melioribacteraceae bacterium.
AATGGATTGAAAACTGCATTCGATTGGAAAATCCGAAAGAATTTTGAAAAAGGTTATAAAGAAGAAAAAGGAACTCAAGTAATTCATTTTAAGGATGCATTTCACGGTAGATCAGGTTACACAATGTCATTAACCAATACCGATCCGAATAAGATAATGTACTTCCCGAAATTCAATTGGCCGAGAATAACAAATCCAAAAATCAAATTTCCATTGGATGATAACTTAAAAGAGATAATCAAGTTAGAAGAAATTGCGATAAATGAAATTTATGAGGCAATTAAATATAACGAAGATGATATTGCTGCAATTATTGTTGAACCGATTCAAGCAGAAGGCGGTGATATATTCTTTCGAAAAGAATTCTTTATAAAACTAAGAGAAATTGCAGACGAGAACGATATCATGTTGATGTTTGATGAAGTTCAAACCGGAATTGGTCTGACCGGCAAAATGTGGGCTTATGAACATTATGTAAAACCGGATATAGTTGCTTTCGGGAAAAAAATGCAAGTCTGCGGAATTATGGTAAGCGACAGAGTTGATGAGGTCGAAAACAATGTCTTCCATAAATCAAGCCGAATAAATTCCACTTGGGGAGGAAACTTAGTTGACATGGTTCGTTCACAGAAATTCTTAGAAATTATTCATGAAGAAAATCTGGTTGAAAATTCAAAAGTAGTTGGTGAATATCTACTACATAACTTGCAAGAATTACAAATTCAATTTCCGGAATTGGTTTCACAAGCACGCGGACTTGGATTAATGTGTTCGTTTGATCTCCCGACTCCGGATATAAGAAATAAATTCCTCGATGAATTGTACAATAATAAAGTTCTTATGTTGGGTTGCGGGAAAAGATCGGTAAGATTCCGTCCACCTCTAAACGTTGCCGAAAAACATATTGATGAGGCGGTAAGTATCATTAAAAAAGTACTTGCAAAGATTTAACTGAAGAGATTCCCGCTTTCGCGGGAATGACATAAAATATTAGTCATCCCCACATATTTTTAGTGGGGATCTTTTTTTTACGTAGCGACAAAAACATTATTCTATTCCCTTTTTTTATATTCACTCTGTGAAAAAATATTTTATTGTTTTAATAATTCCATACTGTTTATTCTCTCAACCGCTTGATGAAAGCGTCAGCAAGTTATCGGAATATATTATCTCACCGCATTTTGAAAATATAATAAGAGTCAATAATGATATTGATGCATTGGATTCATTGTTTATTGAAGCAGTTAAATATCAGAATGGTGATGTTTCTGAAGCTTTGTTAACTATCGCATTTTCCGCATTGGCTTTTCAATATTTACCGATCCAAGTCCCCATAATTGGCTTGAAACTTAATCTACCACTATCTCATGTTGACGAAAAGTTATTTCAAAAAAAAATTGATAATCTACCTAAAAACCTATTCTTTAATTCACCGAAAAGTAAATTCGGTGATAAAGATAAAATTGCTCATTTCTTTGGAAGTGCTTATTTATCTAACACGGTAACTTTATTCAAACTTTCCAAATTTATGGGTATCTTTGTTGAGTTTTTTGAAGCTGCGTTTAAAGTAGAGGGTTTTCTTGATTACCGCGATATGAAAATTAATAATCTCGGGGAACTATACGGAATTGCGCTAAGAGAAAATCAAAACTTGTTGCCTTCAGAAATATTAAGAGTTTATAATTTATTTTACTTTCGACTAACCAACTGAGTTATATATGTCAACAATATTAATTATCGATGATGAACGAGAGATATGTGAAAGTATTAAAATGATTCTGGAATACGAAGATTATGAAGTAGATTACACAACATCATCAAATGAAGGAATAATAAAGTTAAAAGACAGCGAGTACGATGCTCTTCTGCTTGATATCCAAATGCCCGAGAAAAACGGATTTGAAGTTTTAAAATGGATTCAAGACCAACACATTTCTATTAAAGTGATAATGATCTCCGCACACAGTAGTTTGGAAAATGCAATTAAAGCAACAAAATTGGGTGCATTCGATTTTGTAGAAAAGCCAATTGATCGTGATAAGATCTTAATTAGCGTACGAAATGCCGTTGAACAATCATCTTTGCTAAAAGAAAATAAAAAGCTTAAGGATGATCTTGGAGATGAAGATAATATTCTGGGTTCAAGTCCCGCCATAAAAAATATCTTAGATACTATCAAAAGAGTTGCACCAACGGATGCAAGAATTTTAATAACCGGTGAAAACGGTACGGGGAAGGAACTTGTCGCAAGAGCTATTCATAAATACGGAAGCAGAATCAAAAAAGAATTAGTTGAAGTGAATTGTGCCGCAATTCCAAACGAGTTAATTGAATCGGAATTATTTGGACACGAGAAAGGTTCATTTACCGGCGCAATAAAACAAAGAATCGGAAAATTTGAGCAAGCATCAGGCGGTGATCTTTTCTTGGATGAAATCGGGGATATGAGTATTCAAGCGCAGGCAAAAGTTTTACGAGCAATCGAAGACGGTAAAATTGAACGTGTCGGTGGCGGTACCAAAATTTCGGTCGATGTAAGAATAATTTCGGCTACAAATAAAGATCTCAAAAAAGAAATTGAAGAAGGTAATTTCCGTGAAGATCTTTTCCATAGATTAAATGTAATTCCGATTAATATTCCTCCGCTTCGAGAACGAAAAGAAGATATTCCAATTTTGATCGAACACTTTACAAAGAAGATTTGCGAAAAAAATAAATTCCCGCATAAAAAATTCGATAAAAAAGCCATTGAACTTTTTGAAAAATTACCATGGACCGGTAATGTTCGTGAACTTCGAAATTTAGTTGAACGGATTGTTATTATGGTACCGCAAGAAGAAATTGGCGAAAAGGAAATTATAAATCTTATTCCCCATTCTGATTCAAAAATGGATGATATTTTGAGTGTTACAAATTCTTTCCAAGAATTTAAGGAAAAAGCAGAAAGAGCTTTTATCTTGAAACAACTTGAAACAAATAGCTGGAACATTAGCAAAACCGCAGATGTTTTAGGAATTCAAAGAAGTCATTTATACAGCAAAATGAAAAAATACGAAATTGAAAAAGGGAGCGACTAATGAGCACCATTTTTTCAAAAATAATTAACAAAGAAATTCCGGCGGATATAGTTTATGAATCAGATTCGGTTTTAGCTTTCCGTGATATCAATCCAAAGGCACCTGTTCATATTCTAATTATACCTAAGATTGAAATTCCTAAAGTCACAGATATTAAAGGTTCGGAGCATGCTCGATTATTGGGAGAAATGTTTGATGCAGCAAATAAAATAGCTGAAGATCAAGGAATTTCAGAAAATGGTTTTAGACTTGTGATGAATTGCGGAAATAACGGTGGACAGGAAGTTTATCATCTGCATATGCACTTACTTGGAGGCAGACAAATGAATTGGCCTCCGGGTTGAGAGGGCATAAATTTGCAATTAAAAGCCCAACCCCGATTAATCGGGGTTGGGTTTTTGCATATTATTTCAAAGCTTTATCAGCTATATCAGTCCGGTAGGTTATTCCTTTAAAATTAATTTTCGATAAGGCATCGTAAGCTATTTGTTTAGCTAATGTTAAATTGTTTTCTTTTATAAAAGAAGTAACACCTAAAACACGTCCGCCATTTGTGACAACTTTATCATCTATTTTTTTAGTGCCAGCGTGATATACTATTATATTATCTTGCCTTAAGTCCAATCCGGTAATCCCAAATCCTATTTCATATTTATCGGGATAACCTTTGGAAGCGGCGACAACACAAACAGAACTTCCACCATTATAATTAACCGATGATTGATCAATCTTTCCAATCGCCGCAGAATACAATAATTTTAGAAAATCACCTTCAAGAAGCGGGAGCACACATTGTGTTTCAGGGTCTCCGAATCGACAATTAAATTCAATTACTTTTGGTCCTTCGTCTGTTATCATCAAACCACAATACAGACATCCATTAAAAAGTCTGTCTTCAATCGCCATTGCCTCAAGTGTCGGAGAAATTATTGATTCTTTTATCTCTGCCATCAAAGAATCTGTAATTAAAGGAGCTGGGGCGTATGCTCCCATTCCACCGGTATTTTTTCCTTGATCACCATTTAATGCTCGTTTATGGTCTTGCGATGGTGGTAAAACAAAATATTCCATTCCGTCGGTGAGAACAAATACCGACGCTTCTTCACCCTCGAGAAATTCTTCAATTACAATTGTATGTCCGGATTCACCAAATATATCTTCTTCAAAATATTCATCGATTGTCTTAACTGCTTCTTCTTCAGAATTACAAATTGCAACACCCTTTCCGGCAGCTAAACCACTTGCTTTAATTACAGTGGGATAAGTTGTTTTATCTAAATATCTTACAGCTTTATCTTTCTCATTCTTCGTGAATACTTCAAAATCTGCGGTTGGAATTGAATATTTTTTCATTAATTCTTTCGAAAAGGATTTATCTCCTTCAATCATCGCTGCATATTTATTCGGGCCGACAACTGGGATTTCGTACTTTCTTAATTCATTTGCTAGCCCATCAACTAAAGGCTGCTCCGGACCAATTACAACCAAATCCACATTGTTTGCTTTGCAGAATTCAACTACTTCCCTTTTTTTATTAATATCCAATAAAACCAATTCTGCAAACTTTTCTATACCGGGATTACCGGGAGCACAATATAATTTTGTAAGTTTTGGACTTTCCGAAATTTTATAAGCAAGAGCGTGTTCCCTACCACCGGAACCGATCAGAAGTACATTCATTATTCGGCCTTCAGATAAAATTGAAATTGCTTTGCGAGTTGTTCAGTCAACTTAATTCGGTTATGACGATTAACATATTCTTCATTTGCTGTCGGTAAATTTCCTTTTTTGTATAACTCATTTATCCTAATCAACGAATTCATAATTGCATCAATATCATCAGGTGGTACTATAAACGAAGCTCCATACTCTTCTAAAGCTGTTTTTGCTGCACCGTCAGGGACACAACCTAAAACCGGTTTGCGTGAACCAAAATATTCAAATAATTTACTTGTCGAGATTGTCTCTGCACTCTGAGTTTCTCCAACCATCATCCATAAGACATCGCTTGAAATAATTCTTTGAACCGCATCCTTGTGGGATAAATATCCATGATCCTTTACAAATTCTTGCAAACCTAATCTATTCACTAGTTGTTGATTCTCTTTCCTAAAATAACCGACAAAATGAAGCTCGTAGTTCGCCGCAATATCAGGGCGTTCTTGCGATAATTTCTTAAATGCTTTAATCAAATATTTAGGTGTAATATTCTCATAAAAGATTCCAGAATATGTCAGAATTAATTTATTATGGGGTTTGGGAATCGGAACTGATTTCTCAAAATCTTCCGGATCAAAACCGTGCGGATAAATCACAACATCGTCAAATGTAAGGAATTGATATTGTTTAATTAATCTCTCTTTAATTCTCCTATTTATCACAATTACTTTGTCAGCTGCTTTAAGAGATTCATACTCTAGTTTCTTGTGCTGCATTTTATGATAAGGTGTAGGCATGAATGAAAACTGATTCCCAAACCATAGATCGCGGTAATCAACTATTAAGGGAAGATCAAATTCCTTTTTTAATTTTGCCGCAGTTACAAATGACGAAAAAGGCGGACATGTTACATAAATAATGTCGAACTTTTCGTTTGACAAAAGTTCTTTGCCTTTTTTATATGCCGAATTGGACCATCCAATTTTATTATCGGGTATGAAGAAAAATTTACTAAGATTACTCAGAGTTTTCCTAATGATTTCTCTTGGAATCTTAACGGTTTTCTTTTTCCCAACATGGTTTGGACCGCTTCCATCTGTCCTTACAATTTTTAATTCTGCGTTTTCGGCTTCTTTTAATAATTCATAATCATGAGCATAATAAGCTGTATCACCGGCGGTAAGTATTGTCGGTTCCCAATTGAATTGTTTTAGATATTTAGCAAATTTTAATGAACGCTGCACGCCGCTTAATCCCATTGGCGGGAAATAATATGATATAAAGAGAACTTTGAACATATAGAGAATTATTCCTATTTAACTCGATAGTTTGGTGCTTCTTCGGTAATTACAACATCATGCGGGTGACTTTCACGTAAACCGGCATTGGTAATTTTTACGAATCTACTTTTGGTTTTTAATTCCTTGATATTCTTAGTACCGCAGTAACCCATTGCTGCTTTTAATCCACCAACAAATTGATGAATTGTTTCGGATAATGGACCTTTGTAAGGTACTCTTCCTTCGATACCTTCAGGGACTAACTTTTTGATGTCATCTTCCATGTCTTGGAAGTATCTATCTTTACTGCCCAATTTCATTGCTCCGAGCGAACCCATTCCGCGATATACTTTAAAAGTTCTTCCTTCAAATAAAACTTTTTCTCCGGGTGATTCATCAACACCAGCAAACATTCCACCCATCATCACAGTATCCGCACCAGCTGCAATAGCTTTTGCTACATCGCCGGTTTGTTTAATTCCGCCATCGGCGATTATTGGAATGTTTTTTCCTTTCATCGCTTGTGCTACCTCCATTACCGCGCTTACTTGAGGAACACCGACACCGGCAATTACTCTTGTTGTACAAATCGATCCGGCACCGATCCCGACTTTAATTGCGTTCACGCCAGCTTCAACTAAAGCTTTAGCCGCTTCTTTTGTAACAATATTACCGGCAATTAGTTGTAAATTTTTATGTTTTCTTCTGATTGATTTAATCGTTTTTAATACACCTTCCGAATGACCGTGTGCTGTATCGACAATAATTGCATCACTTCCGGCATCAATCAATGCTTGAACTCGATCAAGTGTATCTGCTGAAACTCCAACAGCGGCTCCGACTCTCAATCTGCCCATTTCATCTTTACATGCATTTGGGAATTTCTTTTTCTTTGCAATATCTTTAAAAGTAATAAGCCCAATCAAAATTCCGTTTCCATCAACTACGGGGAGTTTTTCGATTCTGTACTTCTGTAAAATTTTTTCTGCTTTTTCTAATGTCGTTCCTTTTGGAGCAGTGATCAGATTATCTTTTGTCATTA
It contains:
- the lat gene encoding L-lysine 6-transaminase; amino-acid sequence: MNNETLKQSEEIVKAEDVHKIISQRMLADGMKLVLDLENSHDLKIVDSRNGDEYLDMFSFFASSPLGLNHPKLNNEDFISRIGKAALTKPSNSDVYTKEMAHFVKTFSEVAVPDHFKHLFFIAGGSLAVENGLKTAFDWKIRKNFEKGYKEEKGTQVIHFKDAFHGRSGYTMSLTNTDPNKIMYFPKFNWPRITNPKIKFPLDDNLKEIIKLEEIAINEIYEAIKYNEDDIAAIIVEPIQAEGGDIFFRKEFFIKLREIADENDIMLMFDEVQTGIGLTGKMWAYEHYVKPDIVAFGKKMQVCGIMVSDRVDEVENNVFHKSSRINSTWGGNLVDMVRSQKFLEIIHEENLVENSKVVGEYLLHNLQELQIQFPELVSQARGLGLMCSFDLPTPDIRNKFLDELYNNKVLMLGCGKRSVRFRPPLNVAEKHIDEAVSIIKKVLAKI
- a CDS encoding sigma-54 dependent transcriptional regulator — protein: MSTILIIDDEREICESIKMILEYEDYEVDYTTSSNEGIIKLKDSEYDALLLDIQMPEKNGFEVLKWIQDQHISIKVIMISAHSSLENAIKATKLGAFDFVEKPIDRDKILISVRNAVEQSSLLKENKKLKDDLGDEDNILGSSPAIKNILDTIKRVAPTDARILITGENGTGKELVARAIHKYGSRIKKELVEVNCAAIPNELIESELFGHEKGSFTGAIKQRIGKFEQASGGDLFLDEIGDMSIQAQAKVLRAIEDGKIERVGGGTKISVDVRIISATNKDLKKEIEEGNFREDLFHRLNVIPINIPPLRERKEDIPILIEHFTKKICEKNKFPHKKFDKKAIELFEKLPWTGNVRELRNLVERIVIMVPQEEIGEKEIINLIPHSDSKMDDILSVTNSFQEFKEKAERAFILKQLETNSWNISKTADVLGIQRSHLYSKMKKYEIEKGSD
- a CDS encoding histidine triad nucleotide-binding protein, which codes for MSTIFSKIINKEIPADIVYESDSVLAFRDINPKAPVHILIIPKIEIPKVTDIKGSEHARLLGEMFDAANKIAEDQGISENGFRLVMNCGNNGGQEVYHLHMHLLGGRQMNWPPG
- the purD gene encoding phosphoribosylamine--glycine ligase; the protein is MNVLLIGSGGREHALAYKISESPKLTKLYCAPGNPGIEKFAELVLLDINKKREVVEFCKANNVDLVVIGPEQPLVDGLANELRKYEIPVVGPNKYAAMIEGDKSFSKELMKKYSIPTADFEVFTKNEKDKAVRYLDKTTYPTVIKASGLAAGKGVAICNSEEEAVKTIDEYFEEDIFGESGHTIVIEEFLEGEEASVFVLTDGMEYFVLPPSQDHKRALNGDQGKNTGGMGAYAPAPLITDSLMAEIKESIISPTLEAMAIEDRLFNGCLYCGLMITDEGPKVIEFNCRFGDPETQCVLPLLEGDFLKLLYSAAIGKIDQSSVNYNGGSSVCVVAASKGYPDKYEIGFGITGLDLRQDNIIVYHAGTKKIDDKVVTNGGRVLGVTSFIKENNLTLAKQIAYDALSKINFKGITYRTDIADKALK
- a CDS encoding glycosyltransferase family 4 protein; protein product: MFKVLFISYYFPPMGLSGVQRSLKFAKYLKQFNWEPTILTAGDTAYYAHDYELLKEAENAELKIVRTDGSGPNHVGKKKTVKIPREIIRKTLSNLSKFFFIPDNKIGWSNSAYKKGKELLSNEKFDIIYVTCPPFSSFVTAAKLKKEFDLPLIVDYRDLWFGNQFSFMPTPYHKMQHKKLEYESLKAADKVIVINRRIKERLIKQYQFLTFDDVVIYPHGFDPEDFEKSVPIPKPHNKLILTYSGIFYENITPKYLIKAFKKLSQERPDIAANYELHFVGYFRKENQQLVNRLGLQEFVKDHGYLSHKDAVQRIISSDVLWMMVGETQSAETISTSKLFEYFGSRKPVLGCVPDGAAKTALEEYGASFIVPPDDIDAIMNSLIRINELYKKGNLPTANEEYVNRHNRIKLTEQLAKQFQFYLKAE
- the guaB gene encoding IMP dehydrogenase, which produces MDSKRIAYEGLTFDDILLLPAESKVLPRQVDIVSYLTPDIKLNIPFLSAAMDTVTESGMAIAMAAQGGIGIIHKNLSIARQAEEVDKVKRSESGMINKPITLKADRTIEDALELMAKYRISGIPIVDDKHKLIGILTNRDLRFEPNIKQKVFDVMTKDNLITAPKGTTLEKAEKILQKYRIEKLPVVDGNGILIGLITFKDIAKKKKFPNACKDEMGRLRVGAAVGVSADTLDRVQALIDAGSDAIIVDTAHGHSEGVLKTIKSIRRKHKNLQLIAGNIVTKEAAKALVEAGVNAIKVGIGAGSICTTRVIAGVGVPQVSAVMEVAQAMKGKNIPIIADGGIKQTGDVAKAIAAGADTVMMGGMFAGVDESPGEKVLFEGRTFKVYRGMGSLGAMKLGSKDRYFQDMEDDIKKLVPEGIEGRVPYKGPLSETIHQFVGGLKAAMGYCGTKNIKELKTKSRFVKITNAGLRESHPHDVVITEEAPNYRVK